Within the Phaseolus vulgaris cultivar G19833 chromosome 9, P. vulgaris v2.0, whole genome shotgun sequence genome, the region AAAAGATGCAAGACTCAACAACATGTTATAATgagacaaataaatattttttaattcatcaaaTTAGTCTTATGAAGTCAACATAATATTAATTCACGTATTATTATAAAGGATTTTACATAACATGCGAATTTTCTATAGTTGAAtgatcaaaataatattattaatgcaACTGAAagtatattcaaaataaaaagtatCGTATAGCACAAGTTGAGTGTAGTACAAATCTTATTAACTAAAAACTATCCACTTTGCTACAACTCTAACCCAGAAGATCaataaatatattcaaagattGGTTATAAATATTCAACTCccacaaaacaaaaatatattcaataaatagtaaaaaattagataaatagAGATTGAACAAATGATTTTAGATTGATTTGAATCAAACCGATCATACATCCAACATTAATCTACTAACCTTAGAGAGATTGTTTTCACTATCCCACTAATTCATATTACAACCACACTTCATATGTGAAACATGTAAtcacaaaatatataaactaaaatatcttGAACAACCTTAAAAAGATACTGCTTATGCAAAAACCTACTGCACACAAGTTACACCTCACAtaggttgtgtttggattgagaagtggaagtgtgaggatttgagagaaaagtgtgaagaaaatgagtgtgtttggattaaagTATGTTAGGGTGGATTTGTTAAGAAAGTTTATATTGAAGTTTGTGATGGTTGTgagagtatttttttaaaggtataaagtttaatattataaatttatccttatctttaaaaaaacagaataatcaaatattagatatttttgtctaaatttagatgaattaaaattattagtagTATAATTCGATATtgttgaataattaattttgaaaaaaaatatgagttatatatgtaaaattttgaatatatgtaaaaattgtaaattgttatatagaaataaataatttaaatattcatatttaaaattctaattaaaaaatccttttgtattaaatgtaaatagtattattatatttataataaataattattattatataatttatttactataaataactatatatttttatattgaaattttattttattttattattaattattattatttcattttattaaaatatttatgttagttaaatttatttaataattaatatttataatgaattttatcttttattaatgaaaaatgtaaaaaaaatgagatCCTAAAATAGAAAATGACTAATTTGGAAAAAACTCAATGCTAAGTTGACTTTCTCTTTAGGGAGAGATTTCCTTTTCACACTTATATCATCTCGTCCATCTCCACTAAACCAtgaatccaaataaaaaatatatcttcATATATTTGCTGGTAAACAGtacatttataaaaacaaacaatCCGTATAAAACCACGTCAACATTGATGTTATTCCCATTTTATCCCAATTTTTATAAATGCGAACACAATATTTGCATATTCAAATATCgatgtttttattgttttcattaaattataatacTTCTTTTCAACTTTTATCAAATTTCactttatacttttttttttcttgtttcttaaacttatatatttttaattaacagATGTACACTTATATATTACActaatttttgtaaatattaaaaaaacaaacttaAATAAATGGTATGTGTTTAACTCAAATTTACACTTAAatacttcatattttattatttaaatattttttaattagtaataatatttgtaattttacattttataccttttaaaaaagttaaaaaatttatcgTAACTACCACACTAatctaacataccccaatcaAAATACTCTCATTATTTTCGTACTTTcctctaaaaataaataattttatatttaattatactttaaaTTTTCTTACTTATGTTAATgcattattttaattctttaacTATAACATTTATGATTAGTATAATATATTGGGGTAAATTTcatatctagcaccatttacacttttatttccctaattAACACCTTTTtgcttttatttccctatctagtacccttttgtttttatttccctatctagcacccttttattttttattttcctatctagcaccatttcaaaaataaataaataaataataattttttttttaataattttaattttgaatgcattaaaatataagtatttttaatgtttaaaatagttaaaaatataattaatgaaaaaagaaatgaatttttacaaaataaaaataaaaaagtaataaattaaaaatgtttagtttaaaattatttttttaagaatgaagaaaataagaaattaaaccctacaacaacataaaagttgaatctataaacataaattagtattaattttattattattgatgatgtaatcatgttaaatTCAAGTAAAAAACataggacataattataaaaaaaccaaagtcaattaatattaattaatagtggacacacaaataatattgaagtgtttaccctaaatgcaaaatcctaaaaaaaaactaatgcaaatgctacacttaatgcttaaaaatgagaagaaaaaaatgcaaaaataaatgagtatagaaaataaaaacaacaataataaaataaaaacaaaaaacaaaaataaataaacaatgacagaaaaaaataataactaaaaacatataagatataaaataaagacaaaaaaaaagataaatatacaagatatacaaaaaaaagtaaaactccaaacaagataaagataagagatataagatGATTCTAAATAAGTagatgttgatcataaaaagaaaaataaatgaaagatgatcattcgtttaatattttctttcttcaatggtacattaaatagtttgtgcgaaatgaaacataattaatgacgagaagtgcACAATCCAATAATGTTGGGACATGTTCTTTTTGTGTGTCctggtgtttgacaatatgCACATTTTTTTGTACGATCATGTTGTTCTCTTATGTCCATATCAGTCCTTATTCGACTTGACTTAGGTCTCCCCTTTGAGGTTATTTTCATGTCGGGACTTGGGCATAGTATTTGACCAGTGTATGCAGGTCAATACTCTTTATTTTTTAGTTCCATCAAATAGTCTTTCGTAACATGAAGATTTGTTccaatgttgttgtttttattttctatatttatttatttttacatttttcttcttcttatttttaagCATTAGGTGTAGCAAttgcatttgtttttttttaggtttttgcatttagggtagatagacacttcaatattttttgtgcattcaatattaattaatactaattgactttgatttttttataattatgtcctgtattttttacttgaaattaacatgattacatcatcaataataataaaaataaatactaatttatgtttatagattcaacttttatgttgttgtagagtttaattttttagtttcttcattcttaaaaaaaaattaaactaaacatttttaatttattacttttttatttttattttgtaaaaactcatttctttattcattaattatatttctaactattttaaatattaaaaatatttaatttttaatgtatttaaaattaaaattataaaagaaaaaaatatattatttatttatttatttttgaaatggtgctagatagagaaataaaaaataaaagggtgttagatagggaaataaaaacaaaaaagtgttatataagaaaataaaaaacaaggGTACTAAATagagaaataaaagtgtaaatgatgCTAGATAGGAAATTGAGCCAATATATTGaccaattgtttttaaaaatatactttttactTAAATGATTTGAGCTGTATATTAATGAAGATAATaaggaataaaaaaatgtaatatgtGGAAATGAGTTTTAGAAAGAGGGAAAGGTTTTGATAATGGGCACTCCCATCATTGTCAGAATGACAGGTTTGCCACTGAGAATTAAGTAGCATGTTTCTCCAATCTTGGTTGGCCACTCACCCTCGCTGCGCGTTTCACGCCAACATAGATCCTGCGCCTTCACCACTCCCAAACCATGGAACCCACCAAGAACAACAGCTTCCTCCCACTCCTCCTCTCTCTCCTCTTCTTCACCTTCATCCTTCTCCTCTCCCTTGTTGCTTCCATCAACTCCTCATCGCAGCGCCACCACCGCCTCGAAGTTCCCGCGGAACAGCCACATTTCGTGGAGTCCAAGCTCAGGGCGAGTGCCGCATCGACGAGGGCGGTGCCGCGAATCGCCTACCTGATATCGGGCTCGGCGGGCGACGGGGAGAGTTTGAAAAGGACGCTGAAGGCTCTGTACCATCCGTGGAACCACTACGCGGTGCACTTGGACCTTGAGGCCTCGGCAAGGGAGAGGTTGGAGCTGGCGGATTTCGTGAGCAACCAGCCTCTCTTTCTGAAATTCGGAAACGTGAGAACGGTGGTTAAGGCCAACTTGGTTACCTACAGAGGGCCCACTATGGTCGCAAATACCCTTCACGCCGCCGCCTTTTTGTTGAGCCAAGCTCAGGACTGGGATTGGTTCATTAACTTGAGCGCTTCCGATTACCCTTTGGTAACCCAAGATGGTAGGaacctctcccttctctctctctctttctcacacacacactaCTTCTGAGTTGACTTCCCAAGTATGCGTGTCTTCTTGGTTAGACCAACTTTTTTCTAAACATGTCTATTAccataaaaatagataaaatagaAGAAGCTTATCTAGAActgaaaattatttatgaaaattgacctagatttttttttaatttgttaaaaactGGTTTTAACTTTATTCAggtttgttttcttattcttatgaagaaatttgttaaaaaaaagttaccttCATCACTCATTATGTTTCTTTAATCTGTCTTCTTCGTTGATAATTTTGCTCCCtgttaaatattgattttttttgtttgtaaaatgaattaaaagttACTTAACATTGGTTTCCATATCTTGCTTGCTTGCTTGACCAATAGTTATTTTTGTCGGCAGCTTCTTACTCGTTCTcttcatcatatatatatatatatatatatattatttatttatttatttattttattttatttatttatttatttttttaaaaaaaaatttcggGAATAGAGTTTAAGAGGGATATAGACTGATCAGAagtcatagttttttttttttacattttatagttattatatatataaaaataaaaaaagtaacatatataataatctatatttatataacattataatttatGTTAGACTAAATGAGTTTCGTGCTGATAATAGTGTAAAGTAGTCattcaattataaattattataagcacaggaattatattaatttttacaaTTAATATCTTTAAACTATATCAATTGTGGTTTTTTTTAATCGAAGAAAAGCGTAAAATTACGTTTTCATGTATAACTTTAAACTCCTTATATTATGTATTATTTGTTCTTTAAATGGAAATACTTGTGTTTTAGTTGTTTTATTGTTTCAAAtagttataaataattattgaaatatctataaaatagttattataaaaattaataaagtatATTCAAGATTAAACGTTACATAATGTTAAGTAGTAATATTCTTCAAGAAATTTACACTGCGGAAGAATTAATGATTCACTGAATAATTTTGCTGATTGTTGGAAGTTCAAAAATAATAGACAGAGAGAAGCACGAACTATGTTGCCCAGTTTTCGTTGTCATTGACCAACTTTTGCAATTTGCTATATTTCTTTTGCACAACAGATTTGCTGCATACGCTGTCGTCTATTCCCAGAGACCTGAACTTCATTGAACACACCAGTGATATTGGTTGGAAGGAGTAAGTTACTAATTCTCTTCGCCATTCTGTTCATTGCATGATTTATGAATGTTAATAACATGTAATATGTAAAGATCAATGTGTCCCTTATTTACAAGGGCTACTTTACTCGTTTGAATAGGTATCATAGAGCCAAGCCAGTTATACTTGATCCAGGTCTTTATGGTTTGCAGAAATCAGATGTATTTTGGGTATCGGAGAAAAGAAATGTGCCCACAGCTTATAAACTGTTTACAGGTGAGAAACTTTTTTCATGAATCACTGTTTTACTTTCCGCCCAACCCGTCAAATTTTTAGCTCTTTCAAATTCGAGTCGAGTCAGTTTAAGTGCTAAAAAATAATTCTAGTCCCTGCTTAGATTAAAGAGAATTACAAATACTCAGAGTAGTTAAGGAAATTCTTGAACGTAGTCCGACACTAATAATGTAAAGTGCGAAAGATAAAACATTGATATTTGATAGTACTGTTGTGTAAATGTGAATTTCAATACCTTTTCCACATACGCTTCCATTCTTTTGTCCAAAACTTCTGGCATTCATcttgaagttattttttatatatgtttccAGTGCTGGTTGGCAAGCATCCCTTGTGAGCTTCCAATCCTCATAAAATtctttttattcataattagGTATAATAGCATATTCTCTAACTCGTGTCACTTCACAGTTTCTCTTTACTTGTTTTCGTAAATGTGAAGGTATTTTTACATATAACTTTGTTGCATGAAATTGGTTGAAATTCAGAAAGTAACTTAACTGGTTGTCTCAATCTCATGTCATGGGAGTTGTTAAATTATGATTCTTGATTTTGCTCAGGTTCTGCCTGGATGATGCTCTCTCGCCCATTTACTGAATACTGTATATGGGGTTGGGATAACTTACCCAGAATAGTCTTGATGTATTATGCCAACTTTCTGTCTTCCCCAGAAGGGTATTTTCACACAGTCATCTGCAATGCAGAGGAGTTTCGTAACACTACTGTTAATCATGACCTCCACTTCATATCATGGGACAACCCTCCAAAACAACATCCCCATTTTCTTACAGATAATGATTACCAGAAAATGGTGGATAGCAATGCACCTTTTGCTAGGAAATTTGGCAGGAACGAACCAGTCTTGGATAAGATTGATACGGAACTCTTGGGAAGAAATGCAGATGGTTATGTCCCCGGCAGGTGGTTCAGTCAAGCGAATTCAAGCACCATTGACCAATATTCTGGCATAGGAAATATCACCGACCTTAGGCCAGGGCCTGGAGCTGAAAGGCTTGGACGCCTTATCAGTAGTTTATTATCAGCAGAAAATTTTCAGGCAAATCAGTGTTCTTGACACCTGACATTGGAATGCCTATTAAGTTCATTGCTGCATTTCCATCACCCAACAGCTGAGAGGCGAACAATTCATTTATCAGTTGATGCCAGGAGGATGCTGTGAGAATATGAGTAAACAAAAGGGAAAACAGAAATGGCTACCTTTGACTTGATGTTCTACGGTAAATTTGTAAAAGGACCACGAGTATGCTGTCACTATGTATCAGCAGTTCACACGATTTATTAAACTTTACGGAATGACAAGTCATCGATGCAACCGTTGTAACCATTGTACTCTGTATGAGATTTACAGAAAATAAGATTCAATTATGTAATACGTGGGCATCAAGATGCTCGTTTGGCGGAAACTGCAATAAGCCGATGTAAAATATTCTCCAAATTCTTTATGCGATGATATGCTAGCTGCGGCATATCCTGTGtgttctttcctttctttcttttgcTCTTGTTTTCCTCGTGAAGCACTGCCCTCATAAATTCACCAATAAAGGAACCAcaatttatatttgattttcttttcATGTCCATAGGTTCTTGCAATTAACTATAATTAAGCTAAAGCATGTAAGAAAACTACTCACACCCATCAGAAGTTCTCTAAAGTCCCCATCTTGAGAATGGAATCCAGTAATCTACACATTTCCTGAGCTAGTGGATGAGAATGATCACCTGCAAGAAACTCTTCAACTTCATCATCCACCTCTATTATGCTGCATCCGGGCTTCTTTCTCATCCCTATTTCTTCGATCCTAGTTCTAACTTTTTTTGCCTCTGCTTCCCACCCAGCTTCTCTATATATATTGTAAGTAAGAACGTGAGTACCACAGTCAGCGATTCCCATATCAAGCAGTTTTTTCCATACTCTATTCCCAACatgaatatttttatgaatTCTACATGCATTTAGAAGAGCACCCCACACGTTAGCATCACTGGCTGCAAGTCCACCCATCTCCTCCATAAATTTCTCAGCTTCCTCTACCATGCCAGCTCTTGACAGAAGGTCAACAACACAAGCATAATGCTCCATTTTTGGGGCAATTCCATAAGAGCTACTCATTTCTTCAAACAGCCAAAGGCCTTGCTGAACCATCTTTGCATGAGTGCAAGCAGTGAGGACAGCCACAAATGTAGTCTCATTCGGCTTAGTCCCAGAAGCAGCCATTTGGTAAAACAACTCCAGCGATTTCTCTGCATCACCATTCAAGGCAACACCAC harbors:
- the LOC137821312 gene encoding beta-glucuronosyltransferase GlcAT14B-like, which produces MEPTKNNSFLPLLLSLLFFTFILLLSLVASINSSSQRHHRLEVPAEQPHFVESKLRASAASTRAVPRIAYLISGSAGDGESLKRTLKALYHPWNHYAVHLDLEASARERLELADFVSNQPLFLKFGNVRTVVKANLVTYRGPTMVANTLHAAAFLLSQAQDWDWFINLSASDYPLVTQDDLLHTLSSIPRDLNFIEHTSDIGWKEYHRAKPVILDPGLYGLQKSDVFWVSEKRNVPTAYKLFTGSAWMMLSRPFTEYCIWGWDNLPRIVLMYYANFLSSPEGYFHTVICNAEEFRNTTVNHDLHFISWDNPPKQHPHFLTDNDYQKMVDSNAPFARKFGRNEPVLDKIDTELLGRNADGYVPGRWFSQANSSTIDQYSGIGNITDLRPGPGAERLGRLISSLLSAENFQANQCS